One genomic segment of Bacteroides caccae includes these proteins:
- a CDS encoding SusC/RagA family TonB-linked outer membrane protein: MNKINYILTTLLLGGAVVLNAQTPATVSDMQLADTLSVGYRINVSSQTSSYSVNGVNASAFEKSPHIDISKALYGKVAGLNVYQGAGSSADNVSSLSIHGHAPLVLIDGFPRDITDISSMEIESCYVLKDAAAAALYGMRGANGVILITTKRGTSNGLKVKVDYNFGVNTQFRSPDFADAYTYANTLNTALSGDGLSARYNIRELEAFRTGIYPYDYPNVDWWEETLNKTGFTHNLKMAFSGGGEKFRFYTVVDYYRDRSMLKKNTEDTRYDTTPTDTRLTVRTNLDVNVTKSTYLKLGIAGKLKELRGTRYGRNAIFNDIYGIPSAAFPIRHENGIFGGSSVYGDKNPIALLKHYGHIRNVYGSLLADLSVRQKLDMLTKGLAVEAAISFDNIGGMYETSSKSYRYMNSGASISDDGTLITTPTIWGTDSETLGHSQPFENLLFRSNFQAKADYSRTFDKHRVGGALIYDMQSVNRNGRNNSQKNLSVLMNATYTYDDRYTLNAVFNRSGSAYLPDGDKFANYPAISAAWIVSNEAFMEKITPINIFKIRASYGLSGWDGNLSHELWRQSYGYAAGYNFGENAGSVSGGSEGNLPVVGLVAEKSQKATFGFDLSALNNRLNATVEGFYEKRSDILVSGANSTSGIIGVTVGQVNEGIYKYRGFDASLNWNDKAGDFHYSIGATMSYLNSEVVNVNQAYQEYDYLYTKGNRVGQMYGLEAIGFFNSQQEINNSPQQTFSGIAPGDVKYKDQNGDNRIDEKDVVKMFGSSLPRFYFGFNLNFSYKRFELSADFQGMTGVTVSLLDSPLYRPLVDNGNISNTFLNEEVYWTPENKAKATMPRLTTQENQNNYRASSLWYRDGSFLKLRNLLVAYTFPKSQTRFADLQVFVQGTNLFSLDNIHFADPEQLGIAYPSARSYWAGVKLNF, translated from the coding sequence ATGAATAAAATAAACTATATATTAACCACTCTACTCCTGGGAGGTGCGGTAGTTCTGAACGCGCAGACACCAGCAACGGTATCGGATATGCAGCTGGCTGACACCTTGAGCGTAGGATACCGTATAAACGTATCTTCCCAGACCAGTAGTTATTCTGTCAACGGAGTCAATGCTTCTGCATTCGAAAAATCTCCGCATATAGACATCAGCAAAGCACTATATGGGAAAGTAGCCGGTCTGAACGTATATCAAGGCGCAGGCTCGTCAGCCGACAACGTTTCTTCTCTCTCCATACACGGTCATGCTCCGTTAGTGTTGATCGACGGTTTTCCTCGCGACATCACCGATATTAGTTCTATGGAGATCGAATCGTGCTACGTACTGAAAGACGCCGCTGCTGCTGCCCTCTATGGTATGCGCGGTGCTAACGGTGTAATATTGATTACGACCAAACGCGGCACAAGCAATGGACTAAAAGTAAAGGTAGACTATAACTTCGGCGTTAACACCCAGTTCCGCTCTCCTGACTTTGCAGACGCCTATACGTATGCGAACACTCTCAATACCGCACTGAGTGGAGACGGTCTGTCCGCACGCTACAATATCCGGGAATTGGAGGCTTTCCGTACAGGTATTTACCCATACGACTATCCGAACGTAGACTGGTGGGAAGAAACGTTGAACAAAACCGGATTTACACATAACCTAAAAATGGCTTTCAGCGGAGGTGGCGAAAAGTTCCGTTTCTATACCGTAGTAGATTACTATCGTGACCGTTCGATGCTGAAGAAAAATACGGAAGACACACGTTACGACACCACGCCCACAGATACACGCTTAACTGTGCGTACCAATCTGGACGTGAACGTGACTAAAAGTACTTATCTGAAACTCGGAATCGCTGGAAAACTGAAAGAACTTCGGGGAACCCGTTACGGGCGTAACGCTATCTTCAATGACATTTACGGCATTCCTTCGGCCGCATTCCCCATCCGTCATGAAAACGGCATCTTTGGAGGAAGTTCAGTCTATGGAGACAAGAACCCGATTGCCTTACTGAAACATTACGGACATATCCGTAATGTATACGGAAGCCTGCTCGCCGACTTGAGCGTCCGCCAAAAACTGGACATGCTGACCAAGGGATTGGCAGTCGAGGCGGCTATTTCTTTCGATAACATCGGAGGAATGTATGAAACCAGCAGCAAAAGTTACCGTTATATGAACAGCGGAGCCAGTATTTCCGACGATGGCACATTGATAACCACTCCTACTATTTGGGGCACAGACTCCGAAACCTTGGGACACAGCCAGCCTTTTGAAAACCTGTTGTTCAGAAGCAACTTCCAGGCAAAAGCGGACTATAGCCGTACCTTTGACAAACACCGGGTAGGAGGAGCATTGATTTACGACATGCAGTCAGTAAATAGAAACGGCAGAAACAATTCACAAAAAAATCTGTCAGTTTTAATGAATGCCACCTATACTTACGACGACCGTTATACCCTTAATGCCGTATTCAACCGTTCCGGTTCGGCATATTTGCCGGATGGAGACAAATTCGCGAACTATCCTGCCATATCTGCCGCCTGGATCGTATCCAACGAAGCATTCATGGAGAAAATAACTCCGATTAATATCTTCAAGATTCGTGCCTCCTATGGTCTTTCCGGTTGGGATGGAAACTTGAGCCACGAATTATGGCGCCAGTCATACGGTTATGCTGCAGGTTACAACTTCGGCGAAAACGCCGGAAGCGTTTCAGGAGGTAGCGAAGGTAACTTGCCAGTAGTCGGATTGGTAGCGGAGAAATCCCAAAAAGCGACTTTCGGATTTGATCTTTCCGCTCTCAACAACCGGTTAAATGCTACTGTGGAAGGTTTCTACGAGAAACGTTCGGATATACTTGTGTCCGGCGCCAATTCCACGTCCGGCATCATCGGTGTCACGGTGGGGCAAGTAAACGAAGGAATCTATAAATACAGAGGATTTGATGCCTCTTTGAACTGGAATGACAAAGCCGGTGATTTCCATTACAGTATCGGAGCAACCATGTCGTACTTGAACTCGGAAGTAGTCAATGTAAACCAAGCCTATCAAGAGTATGACTACTTGTACACCAAAGGCAACCGTGTGGGACAGATGTACGGTCTGGAAGCAATAGGATTCTTCAACAGTCAGCAGGAAATCAACAACAGCCCGCAGCAAACATTCTCAGGCATCGCTCCCGGTGACGTGAAGTATAAAGACCAAAACGGTGATAACCGCATTGATGAAAAAGATGTGGTAAAAATGTTCGGTTCCTCACTACCACGTTTCTACTTCGGATTCAATCTGAATTTCTCCTATAAAAGATTCGAACTCTCTGCCGACTTCCAAGGAATGACCGGTGTAACAGTCTCTCTACTTGACAGCCCGCTTTACCGACCGCTTGTGGACAACGGAAACATCTCGAACACGTTCCTGAACGAGGAAGTTTACTGGACACCGGAGAACAAAGCCAAAGCTACTATGCCGAGACTGACTACACAGGAAAACCAGAACAACTACCGTGCCAGTTCATTGTGGTATCGTGACGGTTCGTTCCTGAAATTACGGAACCTGCTGGTAGCTTATACATTTCCGAAATCTCAGACCCGTTTTGCCGATTTACAAGTATTCGTGCAAGGCACTAACTTGTTCTCGCTAGATAACATCCATTTTGCCGATCCCGAACAACTTGGTATCGCTTATCCGTCTGCAAGGAGCTATTGGGCGGGTGTGAAACTTAATTTTTAA
- a CDS encoding RagB/SusD family nutrient uptake outer membrane protein, with protein sequence MRTKYIILTVLSSLSLASCNYLDFDETNGLKTKEDMYKYFGTSKDMLSHVYSYMPQGYAYFATEGIFSEESYSMRDCASDDGEFGAYAANIQNANNGNWSPIKTYDDAWTLYRGIRAANSFLTEIAQVDFSRYEHDGQYQNWMKQLKYFPYEARVLRAHYFFELARRYGDIAMPLEVLTEEEANTIGKTPFAEVINFIVNECNEAANNLPDDYVNEPGAEIGRVTRGFAMAVKSKALLYAASRLHNPSMDTELWKQSAKAALDIMNTGLYSLDGQESANNFASKEVVLMRLNAEATNFERYNFPLRFTYGARTSMIAYGNFPSQNLVDAFETANGYRVTLENTGWVCDDPDFNPQAPYENRDKRFYRTILANGMTFKESTVETFKGGIDDGIVSEGGSPTGYFLRRYIQEGTSFEPGRESANKHYWAIYRYAETLLTYAESMVNAFNDVDYTDETYVYSALWAINEVRKNADMPLLTSMGKEEFLERLYNEWRVEFAFEDHRFWDVRRWKIADTTQRELYGVKIEKQQNGTLSFYKNLYESRTWRDCMYLYPIPQSELYKNTNLNPQNAGW encoded by the coding sequence ATGAGAACCAAATACATCATCTTAACCGTTTTGTCTTCGTTGAGCCTTGCTTCGTGCAATTATCTCGATTTTGATGAAACAAACGGTTTGAAGACAAAAGAAGACATGTATAAGTATTTCGGTACAAGCAAAGATATGCTGTCCCACGTATACTCATATATGCCGCAAGGATATGCGTATTTCGCAACTGAAGGAATCTTTTCCGAAGAGAGTTATTCCATGCGTGACTGTGCCTCAGACGACGGTGAGTTCGGAGCTTACGCCGCCAACATCCAAAACGCGAACAACGGCAATTGGTCACCCATCAAAACGTATGATGACGCTTGGACGCTCTATCGTGGCATCCGTGCCGCCAATAGTTTTCTTACAGAGATTGCACAAGTGGACTTCTCGCGTTATGAACACGACGGACAATATCAGAATTGGATGAAGCAATTGAAATACTTCCCTTACGAGGCCAGAGTGCTGCGCGCACACTACTTTTTTGAGCTGGCACGCCGCTATGGTGATATCGCCATGCCATTGGAAGTGCTTACAGAAGAAGAAGCGAACACTATTGGTAAAACACCATTTGCCGAGGTGATTAATTTTATTGTCAACGAATGTAACGAGGCTGCTAACAACTTACCGGATGATTATGTAAACGAACCGGGAGCGGAGATAGGCAGAGTAACCAGAGGTTTTGCAATGGCGGTGAAATCAAAAGCATTATTATATGCAGCCAGCCGCTTACATAATCCTTCTATGGATACCGAATTATGGAAGCAATCCGCCAAAGCTGCATTGGACATCATGAATACAGGACTTTACTCCCTTGACGGTCAAGAGAGTGCCAACAACTTCGCATCAAAAGAAGTGGTACTGATGAGACTCAATGCTGAAGCTACAAACTTCGAGAGATATAATTTTCCTCTTCGTTTCACTTACGGGGCACGCACTTCCATGATTGCTTACGGCAACTTCCCGTCACAAAATCTGGTGGACGCCTTTGAAACCGCCAACGGTTATAGAGTGACACTGGAAAATACCGGTTGGGTTTGCGATGACCCCGATTTCAATCCGCAAGCTCCTTATGAAAACCGTGACAAACGATTCTATCGCACAATTCTCGCCAATGGCATGACATTTAAAGAGAGTACGGTAGAAACGTTCAAAGGAGGTATCGATGATGGTATTGTGTCAGAAGGAGGTTCGCCCACCGGTTATTTTCTACGCCGGTACATTCAGGAAGGTACCAGTTTTGAACCGGGCAGGGAATCAGCCAACAAGCACTATTGGGCAATTTACCGTTATGCGGAAACCTTGCTCACCTATGCAGAATCCATGGTTAATGCTTTCAATGATGTCGACTACACTGATGAGACTTATGTGTATTCAGCATTGTGGGCTATCAACGAAGTAAGAAAGAATGCCGACATGCCGCTACTTACTTCTATGGGAAAAGAAGAATTCTTGGAACGTCTGTACAATGAATGGCGCGTAGAATTTGCCTTCGAAGATCACCGTTTTTGGGATGTACGTAGGTGGAAAATAGCTGATACTACCCAGCGCGAACTGTACGGAGTGAAGATTGAAAAACAACAGAACGGCACACTGAGTTTTTATAAAAACCTTTATGAAAGCCGCACATGGAGAGACTGCATGTATCTCTATCCTATACCTCAGAGCGAGCTGTACAAAAATACAAACTTAAATCCTCAAAATGCAGGATGGTAA
- a CDS encoding BACON domain-containing protein: protein MKKLYNNTLLQLILALCTFSFVACQEFDIDSQPEGPLNIQIDALEAYTALATSPSNIVFNISSNTPWTIESNQQWCKPTPTMSAASSLVSEIVVTLENNVGKQMRTAQLFIKAEGIEGTKVVTIEQASKEDLVVIRPTDIVPTEGGMVSFNIISNKPWEIITTTQFLENIDKTSGTGNENGEKENITITVPQNTGAIRSAEITVKTAFQEETFTITQDGIVIETKNEEDAVNTMSGEGGEKTIEINSSVEWKIEIPTEYKEWLSAEADGNRLKLSTTFNNLFVPRTGHILLYPKMNVPGFEGVPIEVTQPRNMSLNRGEETVDPVTGYTTIQSKGAARFVSNFGFRKGKVAWEFDKVDIPDSNGAIELNGDTWTWGDGSGYIKAWLRPESSEMTSNIDAWDGAYFRLQNFNININDVKSISIEAKDDPENEGKICLILYVNEQEVARMKNKTDIYAVNPNFRGQQFYFGFESETDQICTMTFKSINFESYE from the coding sequence ATGAAAAAGTTATATAACAACACATTATTGCAACTGATTCTTGCATTGTGCACATTCAGTTTCGTAGCATGTCAGGAGTTCGATATCGACTCACAGCCGGAAGGACCCCTCAACATCCAGATAGATGCACTGGAGGCTTATACCGCTTTGGCAACTTCTCCCAGCAACATCGTTTTTAATATAAGTTCAAACACCCCTTGGACAATCGAGAGTAATCAACAGTGGTGCAAACCCACTCCCACTATGAGTGCGGCAAGTTCACTGGTTTCGGAGATTGTAGTAACTCTCGAAAATAATGTGGGAAAACAAATGCGTACAGCTCAACTGTTCATCAAGGCTGAAGGCATTGAGGGAACTAAGGTAGTGACTATCGAACAAGCTTCTAAAGAAGACTTGGTAGTAATTCGCCCTACGGATATCGTTCCTACCGAAGGAGGCATGGTTTCATTTAATATCATTTCCAATAAACCGTGGGAAATCATTACTACGACTCAGTTCCTTGAGAATATCGATAAAACATCCGGTACGGGAAATGAGAACGGTGAGAAAGAGAACATTACAATTACTGTCCCCCAAAATACAGGAGCAATAAGAAGTGCGGAAATCACCGTGAAAACGGCTTTTCAGGAGGAGACATTCACTATTACCCAAGATGGTATTGTGATTGAAACCAAGAATGAAGAAGATGCTGTTAACACAATGAGCGGAGAAGGTGGAGAGAAAACAATAGAAATCAACTCTAGTGTAGAATGGAAAATAGAAATTCCGACTGAATACAAAGAATGGCTGAGTGCAGAAGCAGACGGTAATCGGTTAAAACTGTCTACTACGTTTAATAATTTATTCGTTCCGCGTACCGGACACATCTTACTGTATCCTAAAATGAATGTTCCGGGATTTGAAGGCGTGCCTATTGAAGTGACACAACCCAGAAATATGTCTCTAAACAGAGGAGAGGAGACCGTAGATCCGGTGACAGGATATACTACTATCCAAAGTAAAGGCGCAGCCAGATTTGTATCCAATTTTGGATTCAGAAAAGGAAAAGTTGCTTGGGAGTTTGACAAAGTGGATATACCGGACAGTAATGGAGCAATCGAACTTAACGGAGATACATGGACTTGGGGAGATGGCTCCGGTTATATCAAAGCCTGGTTGAGACCGGAAAGTTCAGAGATGACTTCAAACATTGATGCATGGGACGGAGCTTACTTTAGACTACAAAACTTTAATATAAACATCAATGACGTTAAATCTATTTCCATTGAAGCCAAAGACGATCCGGAAAATGAAGGCAAAATATGTCTAATACTTTACGTCAACGAACAAGAGGTAGCACGGATGAAAAATAAGACGGACATTTATGCGGTCAATCCGAATTTCCGTGGACAACAGTTCTACTTCGGATTTGAAAGTGAAACAGACCAGATTTGTACAATGACATTCAAATCTATCAACTTTGAGTCTTATGAATAA
- a CDS encoding BACON domain-containing protein: protein MKSIIHKAIYWALPLLTLPTTGLLLQSCEEDKAEKWVDLRYRVEDSYVIQASNPEPFSFEVKSTDSWEVFGKYDWYTLSPSTGEAGKTYTVTVACKENTALDDRIDTIHIKSDYWTGKRFVLTQKGTAYLNVEDVEMINQEGDAMTFNVLSNQKWSAKVTEGDIWLSIRGNDGKIEGEQNGQITVEATPNTGEMRTGVVTIYDRHGKVAMEVKCTQDGVLLTPETPVNGKWFTIYEQEQELKISIESNAEWTVYKENELDDTWYDFEKTSFSGSEELVIKVSEHTGSSVRTGTIILATKAAEGATPLTKTVKFKQANPKRPEVHNMDVTLGTQYGPGSLMPGRYNFYFEPFNANFELFFMWGDVELRFHVSDNITLLSTRPWCSDVFDDRSDCRHTVDSSQPNVLSFELQESVTPTGSWLYTEWILNNKIIAKATSDGVSDADGTGDTWKVPFSQLSSGGTFLVRATSGSLVFTKWEYVAPLNWGD from the coding sequence ATGAAATCAATTATACATAAAGCAATATACTGGGCTTTACCGCTTTTGACATTGCCTACAACTGGTTTACTGTTGCAGAGCTGCGAAGAGGACAAAGCAGAGAAGTGGGTCGACTTGCGTTATAGAGTAGAAGACTCTTACGTGATCCAAGCCTCCAACCCGGAGCCTTTCTCTTTCGAAGTCAAGTCTACTGACTCATGGGAAGTCTTCGGAAAATATGACTGGTATACCCTTTCACCCTCAACGGGTGAAGCTGGTAAGACCTATACTGTAACTGTTGCCTGCAAAGAGAATACCGCACTGGACGACCGTATAGATACCATTCACATCAAGAGTGACTATTGGACAGGCAAACGCTTTGTACTCACTCAGAAAGGTACTGCCTATCTGAATGTAGAGGACGTAGAGATGATTAACCAAGAAGGCGATGCTATGACATTCAATGTGCTCAGTAACCAGAAGTGGAGTGCTAAGGTGACAGAAGGTGACATCTGGCTTTCTATCCGAGGTAACGACGGGAAGATTGAAGGCGAGCAAAACGGACAGATTACAGTAGAAGCTACCCCCAACACAGGTGAAATGAGAACGGGTGTAGTAACCATTTACGACCGCCACGGAAAAGTTGCCATGGAAGTGAAATGCACACAAGACGGCGTGCTGCTGACACCGGAAACACCAGTGAACGGTAAGTGGTTTACCATCTATGAGCAAGAGCAGGAGCTCAAAATCTCCATAGAATCCAATGCAGAATGGACTGTTTATAAAGAGAATGAACTGGACGATACATGGTACGATTTCGAGAAAACTTCTTTCTCCGGTTCTGAAGAACTGGTAATCAAAGTATCCGAACATACGGGGTCCAGCGTTCGTACGGGAACAATCATACTGGCAACCAAAGCCGCCGAAGGCGCTACACCGCTGACCAAGACCGTGAAGTTCAAGCAGGCCAATCCCAAACGTCCTGAGGTACACAACATGGATGTTACGTTAGGTACTCAATATGGTCCCGGCAGCTTGATGCCCGGACGTTACAACTTCTACTTCGAACCTTTCAATGCCAACTTCGAACTCTTCTTTATGTGGGGAGATGTGGAACTTCGTTTCCATGTCAGTGACAATATAACCCTCCTAAGTACGAGACCTTGGTGTAGTGATGTGTTCGATGATAGATCTGATTGCCGCCACACTGTAGATTCCAGTCAACCCAATGTACTGTCGTTTGAACTCCAAGAGAGCGTAACACCTACCGGCAGCTGGCTCTACACCGAATGGATACTGAACAATAAGATAATCGCCAAAGCAACCAGCGATGGTGTGAGCGATGCAGACGGAACAGGCGACACGTGGAAAGTGCCATTCTCGCAACTTAGCTCCGGCGGAACTTTCCTTGTCAGAGCAACAAGTGGCAGTCTCGTATTTACTAAATGGGAATATGTGGCTCCGTTAAACTGGGGAGACTGA
- a CDS encoding DUF4971 domain-containing protein, with translation MMKKKLLFILSLTFIGISCFACLDDETKYVTQKKTNYPLTAFAVAVNNVQTGTTSYYHGKIDQTTHKIEIGTIENANVITGVDYTLMDGASISPDPATFIQNWQKEQKVTVTTANNQSITYTIVLPKYDETLKDIIFIDDFNVNGIPNPNSWVLCQKSTSDWCDEMSESYDQAYVEDGKLILKAEKIGNEYRAGGIESIGKVDFTFGRVEVRARIPRHPDGAFPAIWLMPQKSAPLYSSWPNGGEIDIMEHIRQEDVIYQTVHTHYTYDLNIKDPINSTSVTCSYEDWNIYAVEWTEDKITFFVNDQKTFSYENLKLANEEEMKQWPFTKDSSFYIILNMGLGGNADSWAGPIDDTDLPAIMEIDWVKVSKLNK, from the coding sequence ATGATGAAAAAAAAATTATTATTTATATTGAGCCTGACATTCATCGGTATTTCCTGTTTTGCTTGTCTGGACGATGAAACGAAGTACGTCACTCAAAAAAAGACTAACTATCCGCTTACAGCTTTTGCCGTAGCAGTGAATAATGTACAAACGGGTACTACCTCCTATTATCACGGAAAGATAGACCAGACCACCCACAAGATAGAAATCGGAACCATCGAAAATGCGAATGTCATCACCGGCGTGGATTATACATTGATGGACGGAGCGAGCATTTCACCAGACCCCGCTACCTTTATACAAAACTGGCAGAAAGAGCAAAAGGTGACTGTCACCACCGCGAACAATCAGTCGATTACTTATACCATCGTACTACCGAAGTATGACGAAACGTTGAAAGACATTATCTTTATAGACGATTTCAACGTAAATGGCATTCCCAACCCCAACAGCTGGGTACTCTGTCAAAAATCAACATCAGACTGGTGCGACGAGATGTCCGAAAGCTACGACCAAGCATATGTAGAAGATGGCAAACTGATACTAAAGGCAGAAAAAATAGGTAATGAATATCGTGCCGGCGGTATCGAGTCAATAGGTAAGGTAGACTTCACCTTCGGGCGTGTTGAAGTCAGAGCGAGAATCCCCAGACATCCTGACGGAGCCTTTCCTGCTATCTGGCTGATGCCTCAAAAGTCTGCTCCCTTATACAGTAGTTGGCCGAATGGCGGTGAGATTGACATAATGGAGCATATCCGGCAAGAAGATGTGATTTATCAGACAGTGCATACCCACTATACCTACGACTTGAACATCAAAGATCCTATCAACTCGACATCGGTAACATGCAGCTACGAGGACTGGAATATCTATGCCGTAGAATGGACAGAAGATAAAATAACGTTCTTTGTCAATGACCAAAAGACTTTCTCTTATGAGAACCTCAAGCTGGCAAATGAAGAAGAAATGAAACAATGGCCGTTCACCAAAGATTCTTCTTTCTATATCATTCTGAATATGGGACTTGGAGGAAACGCAGATTCATGGGCAGGTCCTATTGATGACACCGATCTACCTGCCATTATGGAAATAGATTGGGTAAAGGTTAGCAAACTGAATAAATAG